One region of Candidatus Thermokryptus mobilis genomic DNA includes:
- a CDS encoding potassium channel family protein: MQILKIIWNHGLLRVAFLILLVLFIASLSIYLVENSQNHQFSSVFDGLWWAIVTITTVGYGDKIPETTLGKIIAFLVMFTGVTLVSMFTATVSSILVAKKIKEREGLEKVEMTNHIIICGWNKDTERLIKALNQLGEKRNIKIVLLNNLPAERIETLVNTYKNIEIKFVRGDFTQESILERANIKQARIVVILPDETLSPVPSDEKTLIATLNVKSINPNVKVYAHIIDRENTNNLKKANADEIIVTNEYLPSIIANQLIYPGVIQVLSSLLSESSTMKILRLKIPEKFIGRTFLELFNYFKIEKNYLLLGFIVEKETITLENILSHDYTEIDAFIERKLKEAGLNVKSPQVRLNLNPSLNYVINEKDEAIVIGNIA; the protein is encoded by the coding sequence GTGCAGATTTTAAAAATAATCTGGAATCATGGACTTTTAAGGGTTGCTTTTTTAATTTTACTCGTTTTATTTATCGCTTCACTTTCAATTTATCTCGTGGAAAATTCTCAAAATCATCAATTCTCAAGCGTCTTTGATGGATTATGGTGGGCAATCGTAACGATCACGACGGTTGGCTACGGCGATAAAATTCCAGAGACAACACTTGGTAAAATCATCGCCTTTTTAGTCATGTTCACAGGTGTAACCCTTGTTTCAATGTTCACTGCAACTGTCTCCTCAATCCTCGTTGCAAAAAAGATAAAAGAAAGGGAAGGTCTTGAAAAAGTGGAAATGACAAATCACATAATAATTTGCGGTTGGAATAAAGATACAGAAAGGTTGATAAAAGCCTTGAACCAACTCGGTGAGAAAAGAAACATAAAAATAGTTCTTCTCAACAATCTTCCAGCCGAGAGAATTGAAACGCTTGTGAACACATATAAAAACATAGAGATAAAATTCGTCCGAGGTGACTTCACTCAGGAATCAATACTTGAAAGAGCCAATATCAAACAAGCGAGGATAGTTGTAATTCTACCTGATGAGACGCTCTCACCTGTTCCATCTGATGAAAAAACATTGATAGCGACGCTAAATGTCAAATCAATTAACCCAAATGTAAAAGTTTACGCCCACATAATTGATCGTGAAAACACAAACAATTTGAAAAAGGCAAATGCCGACGAAATAATTGTGACAAACGAATATCTCCCGTCCATCATAGCGAATCAGTTGATTTACCCAGGTGTAATTCAGGTTTTATCCTCGCTTTTGAGTGAGAGTTCAACAATGAAGATACTTCGCCTTAAAATACCGGAGAAATTCATCGGCAGGACATTTTTAGAGCTTTTCAACTACTTCAAAATTGAAAAAAATTATCTCCTCCTTGGTTTCATAGTTGAGAAGGAGACCATAACTCTTGAAAATATACTTTCGCACGACTACACTGAAATTGATGCTTTTATTGAAAGAAAGTTAAAGGAAGCTGGTTTAAATGTTAAGTCACCGCAAGTGAGATTGAACTTAAATCCATCGCTCAACTATGTTATAAACGAAAAGGACGAGGCAATTGTAATTGGAAATATAGCGTAA
- a CDS encoding ABC transporter permease yields MPFEIFIAKRYIKSTRFTGFISFITLIAIIGIMLGTSSLIIALSISNGFEKELKEKVIGFTSHIQISKFDVRYHQKDDWISLEKLKKIPNVKSVSPFAGREAMIRSNYAIEGVYLKGILPEYDFSIIKRSIIDGKYDFDESDGNAKIIIGKKLANKIGVELGDKVVIVAIDPNNPYSLTPKIEQFKVAGIYETGMAEYDDIFVYVRLEHAQYLLDLGNKVSGFDVMLENIDLIDQTAVLIQDVLGYPYYARTMYQMYRNLFAWLELQKKPVPIVLGLIIIVAVFNIIGTLLMMVIEKTKEIGILKSMGADSKSIMKIFIYQGMFIGIIGTILGNILAYILCLIQLNYKPLSLPEDIYFMNSVPILLELWNFALVSIATLTLCFFASLIPSMIASRIQPAEAIRFA; encoded by the coding sequence ATGCCCTTTGAAATTTTCATAGCAAAAAGATATATAAAATCAACCCGATTCACCGGGTTTATCTCATTTATAACTTTGATCGCAATAATTGGAATAATGCTCGGGACATCATCTCTTATCATCGCCCTCTCAATCTCAAACGGCTTTGAAAAAGAACTGAAAGAAAAAGTCATCGGCTTCACATCGCACATCCAAATATCAAAATTTGATGTAAGATACCATCAAAAAGATGATTGGATAAGCCTTGAGAAGCTGAAAAAAATTCCAAATGTTAAATCAGTTTCCCCATTTGCAGGAAGAGAAGCGATGATAAGATCAAACTATGCGATAGAAGGCGTTTATTTGAAGGGAATACTTCCAGAATATGACTTTTCAATAATTAAAAGAAGCATAATTGACGGAAAATATGATTTTGACGAAAGCGATGGAAATGCAAAAATTATAATAGGCAAAAAACTCGCAAATAAAATTGGAGTTGAACTCGGGGATAAAGTCGTAATCGTAGCTATTGATCCAAACAATCCATATTCTTTAACACCAAAAATTGAACAATTTAAAGTCGCTGGAATTTACGAAACAGGAATGGCTGAGTATGACGATATATTCGTTTATGTTCGGCTTGAGCACGCACAATATCTGCTTGATCTTGGAAATAAAGTGAGTGGCTTTGATGTTATGCTTGAAAATATTGATTTGATTGATCAAACTGCCGTTTTAATTCAGGATGTTCTTGGCTATCCTTATTACGCAAGGACTATGTATCAAATGTATAGAAACCTTTTCGCATGGCTTGAGCTACAGAAAAAGCCAGTTCCAATAGTCCTCGGTTTGATAATAATTGTCGCTGTTTTCAACATAATTGGAACGCTCTTGATGATGGTTATTGAAAAGACAAAAGAAATTGGCATATTGAAATCAATGGGGGCTGATTCAAAAAGCATAATGAAAATTTTCATCTACCAGGGCATGTTCATCGGTATAATTGGCACAATTTTGGGAAATATTCTTGCCTACATCCTTTGTTTAATTCAATTAAATTACAAACCTCTTTCCCTCCCCGAAGACATCTATTTTATGAATTCGGTGCCGATTTTACTTGAGCTGTGGAATTTTGCCCTCGTCTCAATAGCTACCCTAACTCTATGTTTTTTTGCAAGTTTAATCCCGTCAATGATTGCCTCACGAATTCAACCTGCTGAGGCAATAAGATTCGCCTGA
- the rpmB gene encoding 50S ribosomal protein L28 — protein MANICAICGKKPITGHRISHAHNLSKRRWLPNLQKVRAVINGEVKRIKVCTTCLKLGRVQKPA, from the coding sequence ATGGCGAACATTTGCGCAATTTGTGGCAAAAAACCAATTACAGGACATAGGATAAGCCACGCTCACAACCTTTCAAAAAGGAGATGGTTGCCAAATCTGCAAAAAGTCAGAGCCGTGATTAACGGCGAGGTTAAAAGGATAAAAGTTTGCACGACCTGCTTAAAACTTGGTCGTGTTCAAAAACCAGCTTGA
- a CDS encoding vitamin K epoxide reductase family protein, translating to MWVEITILLLVTIGFYISLYFTLVYFGFINPQRFPIPDICKLSENTCQKIIYTRYAHLLGLPNFIYGIFYYVASFILVISDPNGYIKIAFILIAWFVVCFGVYLIYVLIRVLKVNCVLCFISHGLNFLLAISFTIREFLQ from the coding sequence ATGTGGGTTGAGATAACCATACTTTTGCTTGTAACAATCGGGTTTTATATCTCGCTTTATTTTACGCTTGTTTATTTCGGTTTTATAAACCCTCAGAGATTTCCCATACCTGATATTTGCAAGTTATCTGAAAATACCTGTCAGAAAATTATTTACACAAGGTATGCACACTTACTCGGGTTGCCAAATTTTATCTATGGCATTTTCTACTATGTGGCTTCGTTCATTCTTGTTATTTCAGACCCAAATGGTTATATTAAAATTGCGTTTATCCTAATCGCTTGGTTTGTCGTTTGCTTTGGAGTTTATTTAATTTATGTGTTGATCAGGGTTCTCAAAGTTAATTGTGTCCTTTGTTTCATAAGTCATGGTTTGAATTTTTTACTTGCAATTTCATTCACAATAAGGGAGTTTTTACAATGA
- a CDS encoding histone deacetylase family protein encodes MKKVGLIYHEDYLKHDTGSGHPERKERLIAIVEHLKKSDIKDRIDWFSPSIRSDVERWILKVHSPRHFEFVKSSILAGVRLLDFGDTYVSKDSFDVALLAVSGVIDGVDKIFSTGFDKVFCAIRPPGHHAESDKVMGFCLFNNVAIAARYAQEVYKVGKVAIIDWDVHHGNGTQEIFYDDPTVFYISLHQYPFYPGTGSSDEKGTGKGYGFTLNFPMPAGSDDEDYLKVFGEEIVPALEKFQPEFIIISAGFDAHRDDPLAGMNLTEEAFHKMTELTSEIARKFSDSKILSVLEGGYNLKALALSVESHLKGLLEM; translated from the coding sequence ATGAAAAAAGTTGGCTTAATTTACCACGAAGATTATTTAAAGCATGATACTGGCTCGGGTCATCCAGAAAGAAAAGAAAGGTTAATTGCAATAGTTGAACATTTAAAGAAATCGGACATCAAGGATAGGATAGATTGGTTTTCACCGAGTATAAGAAGTGATGTTGAGAGATGGATTTTGAAGGTTCATTCGCCAAGGCATTTTGAGTTTGTCAAAAGCAGTATTCTTGCGGGGGTTAGATTACTTGATTTCGGTGATACTTATGTAAGTAAAGATTCTTTTGATGTTGCTTTGCTTGCTGTTTCTGGAGTGATTGATGGTGTTGATAAAATTTTTTCAACCGGGTTTGATAAAGTTTTCTGTGCAATAAGACCGCCTGGGCATCACGCTGAAAGTGACAAGGTTATGGGTTTTTGTCTATTTAACAATGTAGCAATTGCAGCAAGATATGCCCAGGAAGTTTATAAGGTTGGGAAAGTAGCAATAATTGATTGGGATGTGCATCATGGCAACGGGACTCAAGAAATTTTTTACGATGATCCGACTGTTTTTTATATCAGTTTGCATCAATATCCATTTTATCCAGGAACGGGTTCAAGCGATGAAAAAGGAACGGGAAAAGGTTATGGCTTCACTTTGAACTTCCCTATGCCAGCTGGTTCAGATGATGAAGATTATCTAAAAGTTTTCGGCGAGGAAATTGTGCCAGCACTTGAAAAATTTCAGCCGGAGTTTATAATTATTTCAGCTGGATTTGATGCGCATCGCGATGACCCACTTGCTGGGATGAATTTAACTGAGGAGGCGTTTCATAAGATGACAGAGTTGACAAGTGAGATTGCGAGAAAGTTTTCAGATTCAAAGATTCTCTCTGTTCTTGAAGGTGGTTATAACCTTAAAGCACTTGCTTTGTCCGTTGAATCCCACTTGAAAGGGCTTCTTGAAATGTGA
- a CDS encoding DUF5723 family protein, translating to MRFKALILAMLLIFSFAFGGDDKSNVRGLGMAGATTVTSRTIDAIGINPALLAYMGISGTAEFTGRVIDSDTKQPIPGALISVRNLNLSTRANFSGEFSIKNIPSGTYTVVVSQKGYETLIITDFKVRGSSSIKGTIQLTRKETREERAVNFRSIGFEVKEYKPLIYNDNSSFTLSLLPQIGVGVGMNFLSYKLYLDYFTGVDSAGEKVGRYLSDEDKQKILDSFLENPGTLMTQMDVKVLSLAFRIKSVGFGLGVRERGIAKFLVPKEFLEFPLYGNKPGSVYSFNFGINGAWIREYSVSFGTKLPINLVAVENINIGAGVKFIQGFGYIGTDKLNLTIETGDSSRAYEITAKMDGLIKRAGVDFLGGDKDAKFTPFPTPAGTGLGFDIGASAEVLGLFAVGVSITDIGSVKWTRNAIITSGDTVFKFSGYTTQEKLDSLKQSFEDYVNRKRYEGFTAGLPTAIRFGVATDLKTLFPPFPGRMLVSADYYQPIGNEQISVNKAKLGLGIEWRLIGFLPLRAGVSIGGIEGFALSAGTGINLPFMELNIATGHLNEVLKGGDFRFFSLATELRLKF from the coding sequence ATGAGGTTTAAAGCGCTCATTTTAGCGATGCTTTTGATCTTTTCTTTTGCTTTTGGCGGGGATGATAAATCAAATGTTCGCGGTCTCGGGATGGCTGGGGCTACGACTGTAACAAGTAGGACAATAGATGCAATAGGTATAAATCCAGCGCTTCTTGCTTATATGGGAATTTCGGGCACGGCGGAATTCACCGGGCGTGTGATTGATTCCGATACTAAACAACCCATCCCAGGTGCTTTGATAAGCGTTAGAAACTTGAATTTGAGCACGCGTGCGAATTTTAGTGGTGAATTTTCAATCAAAAATATCCCATCAGGAACTTATACAGTTGTGGTTAGTCAGAAGGGATACGAGACATTGATCATAACTGATTTTAAAGTGAGGGGGTCTTCTTCAATTAAGGGGACTATTCAGTTAACAAGGAAAGAGACAAGGGAGGAGCGAGCTGTTAATTTCAGGAGCATTGGATTTGAAGTTAAAGAATATAAACCGCTTATCTACAATGATAACAGCAGTTTTACTTTAAGCTTATTGCCACAGATTGGCGTTGGCGTTGGAATGAATTTCTTGAGCTATAAGCTTTACCTTGATTATTTCACCGGTGTTGATAGTGCAGGCGAAAAAGTCGGAAGATATTTGAGCGATGAGGATAAGCAAAAGATTCTTGATTCATTTTTAGAAAATCCCGGGACCTTAATGACACAAATGGATGTTAAGGTTTTGAGTTTAGCATTTCGTATAAAAAGTGTCGGCTTTGGGCTTGGTGTAAGGGAGAGAGGGATCGCTAAGTTTCTTGTCCCGAAGGAATTTTTGGAGTTCCCGCTTTACGGAAATAAACCGGGATCGGTTTATTCTTTTAATTTTGGAATCAATGGTGCTTGGATAAGGGAGTATTCTGTTTCATTTGGGACTAAGCTTCCGATTAATTTGGTTGCGGTTGAAAATATAAATATTGGCGCTGGTGTTAAGTTTATTCAGGGTTTTGGTTATATCGGGACGGATAAACTTAATTTGACTATTGAGACGGGTGATTCATCTCGTGCCTATGAAATTACTGCTAAGATGGATGGATTAATAAAAAGGGCAGGCGTTGACTTTCTCGGTGGGGATAAGGATGCGAAATTTACTCCCTTCCCAACGCCGGCTGGAACTGGGCTTGGTTTTGATATAGGAGCAAGTGCCGAAGTTTTGGGACTTTTTGCTGTGGGTGTAAGTATAACAGACATTGGCTCTGTGAAATGGACGAGAAATGCAATAATTACTTCTGGTGACACAGTTTTCAAGTTCTCTGGATATACGACACAGGAAAAGCTTGATAGCTTAAAACAAAGTTTTGAGGATTACGTTAATAGGAAGAGATACGAAGGTTTTACAGCAGGTCTTCCAACGGCTATAAGGTTTGGGGTTGCAACCGATTTGAAAACTTTGTTTCCGCCTTTCCCTGGGAGAATGTTAGTTTCAGCTGATTATTACCAACCAATAGGGAACGAGCAAATTTCCGTCAATAAAGCAAAGTTAGGGCTTGGGATTGAATGGCGTTTGATAGGATTTTTACCTTTAAGGGCTGGTGTATCAATTGGTGGGATTGAGGGATTTGCACTTTCGGCTGGGACTGGAATAAATTTGCCTTTTATGGAGCTAAATATAGCAACCGGGCATTTAAACGAGGTATTGAAAGGTGGAGATTTTAGATTTTTCTCCCTTGCAACTGAGTTGAGGTTGAAATTTTAA
- a CDS encoding KaiC domain-containing protein, translating to MSKQGAEREGVVEQELEIIEEAVLTLRETGKKAPEIKGIPTGIEGLDDLFFTTVFENGKAKLIPLGGIPQYSVFNITGISDTGKSLMAEQFAIKQASLGNSVAFITVESPAHFVASSMKMRALAMGVDEKSVDENIVFIDAASFNKLREDIPTLLNTLAYAIKKYKIKFTVIDSVTGLYEAKEMIARVIVRQLFNFMKKWYQTAIFVSQKRSGQEELSAEAAGGFAIPHIVDGTIVLSKVLINSQYTEKIYKRPIGEIVRLFRIDGCRMSGHSTDTYLLEISESGLVKIGPSLKEIANKK from the coding sequence ATGAGTAAACAAGGCGCTGAAAGGGAGGGAGTAGTAGAGCAGGAGTTAGAAATTATAGAGGAAGCGGTTTTAACTTTAAGGGAAACTGGGAAAAAAGCTCCAGAGATAAAAGGGATTCCGACGGGGATTGAAGGTCTGGATGATTTGTTTTTTACAACCGTTTTTGAAAATGGAAAAGCAAAATTAATCCCACTTGGTGGGATACCGCAATATTCCGTTTTTAACATAACTGGGATATCCGATACGGGGAAGAGTTTAATGGCTGAACAATTCGCTATAAAACAAGCTTCGCTTGGTAATTCGGTTGCTTTTATAACAGTGGAATCGCCAGCGCATTTCGTTGCGAGTTCAATGAAGATGAGGGCTTTAGCTATGGGTGTTGATGAAAAAAGTGTTGATGAGAATATCGTTTTTATTGATGCTGCTTCTTTTAATAAGTTGAGGGAAGATATACCGACTTTGCTTAACACTCTTGCATATGCGATAAAGAAATACAAGATCAAATTTACTGTCATTGATTCAGTTACAGGGCTTTATGAGGCGAAGGAGATGATAGCAAGGGTTATTGTAAGGCAACTTTTTAATTTTATGAAGAAGTGGTATCAAACAGCTATTTTCGTTTCTCAGAAGAGGTCGGGTCAGGAGGAACTTTCAGCTGAAGCAGCTGGTGGGTTTGCAATTCCTCATATTGTTGATGGGACAATTGTTTTGTCAAAAGTTTTGATAAATAGTCAGTATACCGAGAAAATTTACAAGCGACCGATAGGTGAGATAGTTCGGCTTTTTAGGATTGACGGTTGCAGAATGTCTGGTCATAGCACCGATACATATCTTCTTGAGATAAGTGAAAGTGGTCTTGTAAAAATCGGGCCATCTTTAAAGGAAATAGCAAACAAAAAGTGA
- a CDS encoding regulatory domain protein — protein sequence MPIIKEEEVIQLEEQVDELVLKVFLKALDIVGGPRKLILYRHLTWVPSLIEACYAVVLKEKFFKTESEIASILGLTKQTVRNILTAKTEGIRENIETELKKKTIKTHVAGALAKLAFKEINQSA from the coding sequence ATGCCGATCATAAAAGAGGAAGAGGTTATCCAGTTAGAAGAGCAGGTTGACGAACTTGTTTTGAAAGTTTTTTTGAAAGCACTTGACATAGTTGGGGGTCCGAGAAAATTAATTTTATACAGGCATTTAACTTGGGTTCCGAGTTTGATTGAGGCTTGCTATGCAGTTGTGTTGAAGGAAAAATTTTTCAAGACGGAATCAGAAATAGCTAGTATCCTTGGTTTGACAAAGCAAACTGTTAGAAATATATTGACGGCGAAGACGGAGGGAATAAGGGAAAATATTGAAACTGAACTTAAGAAGAAGACGATAAAAACGCATGTAGCTGGTGCTCTTGCAAAATTGGCTTTTAAAGAGATAAATCAAAGTGCTTAG